The proteins below are encoded in one region of Ereboglobus luteus:
- the yajC gene encoding preprotein translocase subunit YajC: protein MTIATISNFALQIIAQAEGAPASQPAAGGSNFLMQFGPIILMVVAFYFLLIAPQRKKQKEHQKLLSELDSGDQVLLASGIFGEITNRKDDRFVVRIADGVKVEVAKNFVQTVIKKKAPATRNNPAPPLRFARFRRRMSSKDTAPEREEGGKNAVTFPSLPVT, encoded by the coding sequence ATGACTATCGCCACTATTTCCAATTTCGCACTGCAAATCATTGCCCAGGCCGAAGGCGCGCCGGCGAGTCAACCCGCCGCCGGTGGCAGCAACTTCCTCATGCAATTCGGCCCGATCATCCTGATGGTCGTCGCGTTCTATTTCCTCCTCATCGCCCCGCAGCGCAAAAAACAAAAAGAGCACCAGAAACTCCTCTCCGAGCTCGACTCCGGCGACCAAGTCCTGCTCGCCAGCGGCATCTTCGGTGAAATCACCAACCGCAAGGACGACCGCTTCGTGGTTCGCATCGCCGACGGTGTGAAGGTCGAGGTCGCGAAAAACTTCGTCCAGACCGTCATCAAGAAAAAGGCGCCAGCGACCAGAAATAACCCCGCCCCGCCCCTGCGCTTCGCGCGATTCCGGCGCCGGATGTCATCCAAGGACACGGCTCCGGAACGTGAAGAAGGTGGCAAAAATGCCGTTACGTTTCCCAGCCTCCCCGTTACCTGA
- the secD gene encoding protein translocase subunit SecD, with product MIKRNLWKIIISLAVVVFCATSLVPLKDQEFIDFVKLEASAKQSEFNALMKEAVDLKDKGRARTAYLALKQLSSDRKIDLQKEYFPNIDVGRSKNPDTKNEILLKHLLKSSKAKLQLGLDLKGGVAFTLELDAKAIADLDRDARADKLKKAQEIIEKRINSFGVTEPIIRAVGDTRLEVQLPGVNTKDDPGVVDSLQKPAMLEFRLVHPFVYPTGQPGEQIPAGYEKMTSAENDDGGTVDLFVQRRPLADGKIIKRAYASLDQWNRPQINMEFTDTGRVKFAEITREVARYSKQLQQQSGNPEARASMAIVLDGKLQSYPGVKDEIDSNGAEITGRFTTMEAQNLAAVLNNPLDVPMHVREQYEIGPSLAEDAISSGLRASIIGAALVAAFMIMFYSSGGLLAVIMLGINVVIIFGVMANFNATLTLPGLAGIVLTIGMAVDANILIFERMREEIREGKSLSAANHAGFMKALWTILDAHFVQLLICAVMIIYGSGPIKGFGVTLAIGVCSTLFSVLITGHMLLELLVDGGVLKKITMRHLLRKAPHWDFVKWGWKALIASWLIVAIGVGGIIYTGKAIYGIDFAGGDSVSLKFNKDKKVDTGAIRAAATGAGIGEIMPAYVKDIGSDNEILRVDTTYNDAPKLVSALQAKFPEANFQSLGVSSVGPSIGNEILWKAITAIAIAMLVTLLYIAFRFELGFGIGAMFSSAHDVLMTVGVFVIIGHGFLGFQFTAPMVAGILAITGYSINETVVVFDRIREELRINMTGSLKDIVNTAINKVFARTIMTSTTTLLASLSLFIFGSGVLKEIAFTFTVGIITSTFSAIFISSQVFYWYHRGDRKRVEKHQDVKPTYEWTGASKASE from the coding sequence ATGATAAAACGTAACCTCTGGAAGATCATCATCAGCCTTGCGGTGGTGGTCTTTTGCGCAACATCACTGGTTCCGCTCAAGGACCAGGAATTCATCGACTTCGTGAAACTCGAAGCCTCGGCCAAGCAATCCGAGTTCAACGCCCTCATGAAAGAGGCCGTCGATCTCAAGGACAAGGGCCGCGCCCGCACCGCCTACCTCGCCCTCAAGCAGCTGTCCAGCGACCGGAAGATTGACCTCCAAAAGGAATACTTTCCCAACATCGACGTCGGCCGCTCCAAGAACCCCGACACCAAGAACGAAATCCTCCTCAAGCACCTGCTCAAGTCGTCCAAGGCCAAGCTCCAGCTCGGTCTCGACCTCAAGGGCGGCGTCGCGTTTACCCTCGAACTTGACGCCAAGGCCATCGCCGACCTCGACCGCGATGCCCGCGCGGACAAGTTGAAAAAAGCGCAGGAAATCATTGAGAAGCGCATCAACTCCTTCGGTGTCACCGAGCCCATCATTCGCGCGGTTGGCGACACCCGTCTCGAAGTGCAGCTCCCCGGCGTCAACACCAAGGATGATCCCGGCGTTGTGGACAGCCTCCAAAAGCCCGCCATGCTGGAGTTCCGTCTCGTGCATCCCTTTGTTTATCCGACCGGTCAGCCCGGCGAGCAAATCCCCGCCGGTTACGAAAAAATGACCTCCGCCGAAAATGACGACGGCGGCACCGTTGATCTCTTTGTGCAGCGCCGCCCCCTCGCCGACGGCAAGATTATCAAGCGCGCCTACGCCTCGCTCGACCAGTGGAACAGGCCGCAAATCAACATGGAATTCACCGACACCGGTCGCGTGAAATTTGCCGAAATCACCCGCGAGGTCGCCCGTTACAGCAAGCAACTCCAGCAGCAATCCGGCAACCCCGAGGCCCGCGCCAGCATGGCCATCGTGCTCGACGGCAAACTCCAGTCCTATCCCGGCGTGAAGGACGAAATCGACAGCAACGGCGCCGAAATCACCGGACGCTTCACCACCATGGAGGCGCAAAACCTCGCCGCCGTGCTCAACAATCCGCTCGACGTCCCCATGCACGTCAGGGAGCAATACGAAATCGGGCCCTCGCTCGCCGAGGACGCCATTTCCAGCGGTCTGCGCGCCTCCATCATCGGCGCCGCGCTCGTGGCCGCGTTCATGATCATGTTTTATTCGAGCGGCGGTCTCCTCGCCGTCATCATGCTCGGCATCAACGTCGTTATCATCTTCGGCGTCATGGCCAACTTCAACGCCACCCTCACACTCCCGGGACTCGCCGGTATCGTGCTCACGATCGGCATGGCGGTTGACGCCAACATCCTTATCTTCGAGCGCATGCGCGAGGAGATACGCGAGGGCAAATCGCTCAGCGCCGCCAACCACGCGGGCTTCATGAAGGCGCTCTGGACAATTCTCGACGCGCACTTTGTGCAGCTCCTCATTTGCGCCGTCATGATTATTTACGGCAGCGGCCCGATCAAGGGCTTCGGCGTCACACTCGCCATCGGTGTGTGCTCCACGCTCTTCTCGGTGCTCATCACCGGACACATGCTCCTCGAACTTCTCGTCGACGGCGGCGTGCTGAAAAAAATCACCATGCGCCACCTCCTCCGCAAGGCTCCGCACTGGGACTTCGTGAAGTGGGGCTGGAAAGCCCTCATCGCCTCGTGGCTCATCGTCGCCATCGGCGTCGGCGGCATCATCTACACCGGCAAGGCAATCTACGGCATCGATTTCGCGGGCGGTGACTCCGTTTCGCTCAAGTTCAACAAGGACAAAAAAGTCGACACCGGCGCCATTCGCGCCGCCGCCACCGGAGCCGGCATCGGCGAGATCATGCCCGCCTACGTCAAGGACATCGGCTCTGACAACGAAATCCTCCGCGTCGACACCACTTACAACGACGCGCCGAAACTCGTCTCCGCCCTTCAGGCCAAATTCCCCGAGGCCAATTTCCAAAGCCTTGGCGTCAGTTCCGTCGGTCCCTCCATCGGCAATGAAATCCTCTGGAAGGCCATCACGGCCATCGCCATCGCGATGCTCGTCACGCTCCTCTACATCGCCTTCCGCTTCGAGCTCGGCTTCGGCATCGGCGCCATGTTCTCGTCGGCGCACGACGTGCTCATGACCGTCGGCGTCTTCGTGATCATCGGCCACGGCTTCCTGGGCTTCCAGTTCACCGCGCCCATGGTCGCCGGCATCCTCGCCATCACCGGTTACTCGATCAACGAAACCGTTGTTGTGTTCGACCGCATCCGCGAGGAACTGCGCATCAACATGACCGGCTCGCTCAAGGACATCGTGAACACCGCGATCAACAAGGTCTTCGCCCGCACGATCATGACATCGACGACCACGCTCCTCGCCTCCCTGTCGCTCTTCATATTTGGCAGCGGCGTGCTCAAGGAAATCGCCTTCACGTTCACCGTCGGCATCATCACCTCCACCTTCTCCGCCATCTTCATTTCCTCGCAGGTCTTCTACTGGTATCACAGGGGCGACCGCAAGCGCGTTGAAAAACACCAGGACGTGAAGCCCACCTACGAGTGGACCGGCGCCAGCAAGGCCAGCGAATAA
- the speA gene encoding biosynthetic arginine decarboxylase — MKKQSASTWSVEKSEELYGFNRWGTGHFGVDDEGFAEVRPVPDGPTIRIMDVVDEAAGMGIKAPMVIRFQDLLRHRVQRLNQAFRRAIREENYKGDYRGVFPIKVNQLREVVEEIMSAGKDYNHGLEAGSKPELMIALAMHDSNQRLIICNGYKDNDYIRLALLGRKLGKRIIIVIEQLGEVDDIIRISQELDVKPLIGFRIKLQTRGEGKWSSSSGDNAKFGLNTAEILFAIEKLKAAKLSKSLKLVHFHIGSQVPNILTIKNAVVEATRFYCQLAKMGFPMGYLDIGGGLGVDYDGSRTNFESSMNYTLEEYARDVVSNVMDICEASNVRVPDLISESGRAIVAPHSMLVVEVFERINKKETLRQQHLPKQKHDIVYALEAQLKNKSRLGRLERFHDALQKKEEALSLFNLGYLDIENRAAAESLFWQICEKIDREDNEAGYQPEELRDLKKLLADQYVCNFSVFQSLLDHWALKQLFPVVPLHRLKEKPTVNAILVDITCDSDGKISSFIDLQDTKDYLTLHSLNGKPYYLGIFLTGAYQDIMGDLHNLFGRVSEAHVFLEPDEPNGFYIEEAINGSRIAEVIEGVQYQWEELCRRMKAQIDTATRKDLVKPREGVRLLEFYETQLQTKTYLNIERAKRKKRQKK, encoded by the coding sequence TTGAAAAAACAATCCGCATCCACCTGGTCAGTCGAAAAATCCGAGGAACTCTACGGTTTCAATCGCTGGGGCACGGGGCATTTTGGCGTTGATGACGAGGGCTTTGCCGAGGTGCGGCCCGTTCCGGACGGCCCGACAATCCGCATCATGGACGTCGTTGACGAGGCCGCGGGCATGGGCATCAAGGCGCCGATGGTGATCCGGTTTCAGGATTTGCTGCGACATCGCGTGCAACGGCTCAACCAGGCGTTCCGCCGCGCCATCCGCGAGGAGAACTACAAGGGCGACTACCGCGGGGTGTTCCCCATCAAGGTCAACCAGCTGCGCGAGGTGGTCGAGGAAATCATGTCGGCGGGCAAGGATTACAACCACGGGCTCGAGGCCGGATCAAAGCCCGAGCTCATGATCGCGCTCGCGATGCACGACAGCAACCAGCGCCTCATCATCTGCAACGGTTACAAGGACAACGACTACATCCGCCTCGCGCTCCTCGGGCGGAAGCTCGGCAAGCGAATCATCATCGTCATCGAGCAACTGGGCGAGGTGGACGACATCATCCGCATTTCGCAGGAGCTCGACGTGAAGCCGCTCATCGGCTTTCGCATAAAACTCCAGACGCGCGGCGAGGGCAAATGGTCGTCGTCGTCGGGCGACAACGCAAAGTTCGGCCTGAACACCGCGGAGATCCTTTTTGCCATCGAAAAACTCAAGGCCGCCAAGCTCTCAAAATCGCTGAAGCTGGTGCATTTTCACATCGGCTCGCAGGTGCCGAACATCCTCACGATCAAAAACGCCGTCGTCGAGGCCACGCGCTTTTACTGCCAGCTCGCGAAAATGGGGTTCCCGATGGGCTACCTCGACATCGGCGGCGGACTCGGCGTCGACTACGACGGCTCGCGCACCAACTTCGAGTCGTCGATGAACTATACGCTCGAGGAATACGCGCGCGACGTCGTCTCGAACGTCATGGACATTTGCGAGGCCTCCAACGTGCGCGTGCCCGACCTCATCAGCGAAAGCGGCCGCGCCATCGTCGCGCCACACTCCATGCTCGTCGTGGAGGTTTTCGAGCGCATCAACAAAAAGGAGACGCTCCGCCAGCAGCACCTGCCGAAGCAAAAGCACGACATTGTTTACGCGCTCGAGGCGCAGTTGAAAAACAAGTCGCGCCTCGGACGCCTCGAGCGCTTCCACGACGCGCTCCAGAAAAAAGAGGAGGCGCTTTCGCTCTTCAACCTCGGCTACCTCGACATCGAAAACCGCGCCGCCGCCGAGTCGCTCTTCTGGCAGATTTGCGAAAAAATCGACCGCGAGGACAACGAGGCCGGCTACCAGCCCGAGGAGTTGCGCGACCTCAAAAAACTCCTCGCCGACCAATACGTCTGCAACTTTTCCGTCTTCCAATCGCTGCTGGACCACTGGGCGCTCAAGCAACTTTTCCCCGTCGTGCCGCTGCACCGCCTCAAGGAAAAACCCACCGTCAACGCGATCCTCGTGGACATCACCTGCGACTCCGACGGCAAGATCAGCAGCTTCATCGACCTGCAGGACACGAAGGACTACCTCACGCTCCATTCGCTCAACGGCAAACCCTACTACCTCGGCATATTCCTGACCGGCGCGTATCAGGACATCATGGGCGACCTGCACAACCTCTTCGGCCGCGTGAGCGAGGCGCACGTCTTCCTCGAGCCCGACGAACCGAACGGCTTTTACATCGAGGAAGCGATCAATGGCAGCCGCATCGCCGAGGTGATCGAAGGCGTGCAATACCAGTGGGAGGAACTCTGCCGCCGCATGAAGGCGCAAATCGACACCGCGACCCGCAAGGACCTCGTAAAGCCGCGCGAAGGCGTGCGCCTGCTGGAGTTCTACGAAACCCAGCTCCAGACCAAAACCTACCTGAACATCGAGCGCGCAAAGCGAAAAAAGAGGCAGAAAAAGTAG
- a CDS encoding phosphotransacetylase family protein: protein MSSEPTANPFEQPALPLLTKPTNTETKRIFVAATRMNDGKTTTCLGLYAALQALYPRVGFIKPVGQRFVTIEGTLIDEDSYLLDVIYKVSVPIQSMSPVTIDSTLTRRYIKQPAEMLAALEDKICRAFDRVSWEKDFTLIEGTGHAGVGSVFDLSNARVAQLLNAKVILVSPGGIGRPIDEIALNKALFDKAGVEVIGAILNKVEPDKMDMISEYAGEGLRRLGVPLLGVLPIHRMLSTPSISQIAEEIDGRWLNGHWNAPVHRAERVIVGAMTAKGIVDYLQPGVVIITPGDRDDIILAAISSAQLSGEKTISGLILSNDIMPHPKLMDLLEQTEIPVIAAHRECYDVSSRIHSMTVKTQPQDTDKFPVIKKLIMDHVDMDRLLAAF from the coding sequence ATGTCCTCCGAACCGACCGCCAATCCTTTCGAGCAACCCGCGCTTCCCCTGCTGACAAAGCCGACCAACACCGAGACGAAGCGCATCTTTGTCGCTGCCACGCGCATGAACGACGGCAAGACAACCACCTGCCTCGGCCTCTACGCCGCGCTCCAGGCGCTTTATCCGCGCGTGGGTTTTATCAAGCCCGTGGGCCAGCGTTTCGTCACCATTGAGGGCACGCTCATCGACGAGGACTCCTACCTGCTCGACGTGATCTACAAGGTGAGCGTGCCGATCCAGAGCATGAGCCCCGTGACAATCGACAGCACGCTCACGCGCCGCTACATCAAACAGCCCGCCGAGATGCTTGCCGCGCTCGAGGACAAAATCTGCCGCGCCTTCGACCGGGTCTCCTGGGAAAAGGATTTCACGCTCATCGAGGGCACGGGGCACGCGGGCGTCGGCTCGGTGTTTGACCTTTCGAACGCGCGCGTCGCGCAACTACTCAACGCAAAAGTGATCCTTGTTTCCCCCGGCGGCATCGGGCGGCCCATCGACGAAATCGCGCTCAACAAGGCGCTTTTTGACAAGGCCGGCGTGGAGGTGATCGGCGCGATCCTCAACAAGGTCGAGCCCGACAAGATGGACATGATTTCCGAATACGCGGGCGAGGGGCTGCGCCGCCTCGGCGTGCCGCTCCTCGGCGTGCTGCCGATTCACCGGATGCTTTCGACGCCGAGCATTTCGCAAATCGCAGAGGAGATCGACGGGCGCTGGCTCAACGGTCACTGGAATGCGCCGGTGCACCGCGCCGAGCGCGTGATTGTCGGCGCGATGACGGCGAAGGGCATCGTCGATTACCTGCAACCCGGCGTCGTGATCATCACGCCCGGCGATCGCGACGACATCATCCTCGCCGCCATTTCGAGCGCGCAGCTCTCGGGTGAAAAAACGATTTCGGGGTTGATTCTCTCAAACGACATCATGCCGCATCCGAAGTTGATGGACTTGCTCGAGCAGACGGAAATCCCGGTGATTGCCGCGCATCGTGAATGCTACGACGTTTCCTCGCGCATTCACAGCATGACCGTGAAAACGCAGCCGCAGGACACCGACAAATTCCCCGTGATCAAAAAACTCATCATGGATCACGTGGACATGGATCGTTTGCTCGCGGCATTTTGA
- the recJ gene encoding single-stranded-DNA-specific exonuclease RecJ, with protein MRWIYTPFPTAEVEKLSHSVGASPVLAELLMRAGLRTPEEANKFLHPTLSELNDPFLLKNLEQAAMRLRTAIANKEEVVVLGDYDVDGVTSTALLVNALRAFGLFPRFIVPRRMEDGYGLSRSAIDRALELGKPQLFIALDCGTNSHEEVAYLISQGIDVLVVDHHRSREKTLEQGILVNPHVSEDEGDEPWRNLCTVGLVFKLAHGLLKLLRTENNETAFKIKLRDSLDLVALGTVADLVPLHGENRILARTGLRILQKTKRPGVLALMQVAGVNPENDIMPVDVSFRLGPRINASGRLADAAISVELMLSDDAEFCTKTAQELDAFNRERQDIERQMTEEAERMVETLYADRPGFVLYSENWHPGVVGIVAGRISRKYHRPTVVLGHETEQAKGSGRSVDGINLVEVLGACAEQLNSWGGHPMAVGVSLVHQNIDTFRDQFEKAVVAHAGSAIPEPTLDIAAWLQPEQVRENLMDEICTLHPFGQGNPEPVFGIRGIVLDHRPDVFKQQHFRFHFDDGLGRRLFGVAWKMAGRIPPVGEPIDIAVKIAWNHFNDRKLLQMELIDWHRTATP; from the coding sequence ATGCGCTGGATATACACGCCCTTTCCAACCGCCGAGGTTGAGAAACTAAGTCACTCCGTGGGCGCAAGCCCCGTGCTGGCCGAGCTGCTCATGCGCGCCGGCCTGCGCACGCCGGAGGAGGCGAACAAGTTCCTGCATCCCACGCTCAGCGAACTCAACGACCCCTTCCTTCTCAAGAATCTCGAGCAAGCCGCCATGCGGCTCCGCACCGCCATCGCCAACAAGGAGGAAGTGGTCGTCCTTGGCGACTACGATGTGGACGGCGTCACCTCGACCGCGCTCCTCGTCAACGCCCTGCGCGCCTTCGGCCTCTTCCCGCGCTTCATCGTCCCGCGGCGCATGGAGGACGGCTACGGCCTCTCGCGCTCGGCCATCGACCGCGCCCTCGAACTCGGCAAGCCCCAGCTCTTCATCGCCCTCGATTGCGGCACCAACTCGCACGAGGAAGTTGCCTACCTCATCTCGCAGGGTATCGACGTCCTTGTCGTTGACCATCACCGCTCCCGCGAGAAAACCCTCGAGCAGGGCATCCTCGTCAACCCCCACGTCTCCGAGGACGAGGGTGACGAACCTTGGCGCAATCTCTGCACCGTCGGCCTCGTTTTCAAACTCGCGCACGGCCTGCTCAAGCTGCTCCGCACCGAAAACAACGAGACAGCCTTCAAGATAAAACTCCGCGACTCGCTCGACCTCGTCGCCCTCGGCACCGTCGCCGACCTCGTTCCCCTCCACGGCGAAAATCGCATCCTCGCCCGCACCGGCCTGCGCATTCTCCAAAAGACAAAGCGCCCTGGCGTGCTCGCCCTCATGCAAGTCGCCGGGGTCAATCCCGAAAACGACATCATGCCCGTTGATGTCTCCTTCCGGCTCGGCCCCCGCATCAACGCCAGCGGACGCCTCGCCGACGCCGCCATCTCCGTCGAGCTCATGCTCTCCGACGACGCCGAGTTCTGCACCAAAACCGCGCAGGAACTCGACGCCTTCAACCGCGAGCGTCAGGACATCGAGCGCCAGATGACCGAGGAGGCCGAGCGCATGGTCGAAACCCTCTACGCCGACCGGCCCGGTTTTGTTCTCTATTCCGAAAACTGGCACCCCGGCGTGGTCGGCATCGTTGCCGGGCGCATTTCGCGCAAATACCACCGCCCCACCGTCGTCCTCGGACATGAAACCGAGCAGGCCAAGGGCTCTGGACGCAGCGTTGACGGCATCAACCTCGTCGAGGTTCTCGGCGCCTGCGCCGAACAACTCAACAGCTGGGGCGGACATCCCATGGCCGTCGGTGTCTCGCTCGTGCATCAAAACATCGACACCTTTCGCGACCAGTTCGAGAAAGCCGTCGTCGCTCATGCCGGAAGCGCCATTCCCGAGCCCACGCTCGACATCGCCGCCTGGCTCCAGCCCGAGCAAGTCCGCGAAAACCTGATGGACGAAATCTGCACTCTGCATCCCTTCGGACAGGGCAACCCCGAGCCCGTTTTTGGCATTCGCGGCATCGTCCTCGATCATCGCCCCGATGTTTTCAAGCAGCAGCATTTCCGCTTCCATTTTGACGACGGCCTTGGTCGTCGCCTTTTCGGTGTCGCTTGGAAAATGGCCGGCCGCATTCCCCCTGTCGGCGAACCAATCGACATCGCCGTCAAAATCGCCTGGAACCATTTTAACGATCGCAAGCTCCTCCAGATGGAACTCATCGACTGGCACCGCACCGCCACACCGTGA